The stretch of DNA TGACATTTGACCCTCTATATATTTATTATACCTCATTATTAATGAAATTATAACCATTTCAGAACATGTAGAAGgccaataaaaaaactagctgaGGGCTGATGTATACTTTGGAATTTGGAAACCCCTGCTGAACTATCCagtctatatattgtgtttatcTGAGTGTTTTAGCCTTTTTGAGGTTAAAAAAGTCCCAAATGAGATCAGTTTATCGTGGGTATCATTAGCTATGCTATTATACAAAAAACCCCGTCAAATTTGGGCAAAATCTAACGAATCGGATTCAACTCTTAAAATCCTTAGTTGAAGGCATCCCtagtccattaaaggcctactgaaacccactactaccgaccacgcagtctgatagtttatatatcaaggatgaaatcttaacattataacacatgtcaatacggccgggttaacttataaagtgacattttaaatttgccgctaaacttccggttcgaaacgcctctgaggatgacgtatgcgcgtgacgtagaccggcgaacacgggtatgccttccacattgaagccaatacgaaaaagctctgttttcatttcataattccacagtattctggacatctgtgttcgtgaatctgttgcaatcatgttcattgcattatggagaaggaagctgagcaagcaaagaagaaagttgtcggtgcgaaatggacgtatttttcgaacgtagtcagcaacaacagtacacagccggcgcttctttgtttacattcccgaaagatgcagtcaagatggaagaactcggataacagagactctaaccaggaggacttttgacttcggtacacagacgcctgtagagaactgggacaacacagactcttaccaggattactttgatttggatgacaaagacgcagacgtgcttctgtgagtatgcagctttggcttctaaacatttgatcgcttgaccgtatgtgcgcaacttttttttgcgtatgcacgtaacttttttaaaatatataagctttatgaaccttgggttaggtgaacggtcttttgggctgagtgattgtgtgtgttgatcaggtgtttgaattgtattggcgtgttctatggagctaggagctagcataggagctaggagctagcataacaaacacgcaggtgtttttatgcaggattaatttgtggcatattaaatataagcctggttgtgttgtggctaatagagtatatatatgtcttgtgtttatttactgttgtagtcattcccagctgaatatcaggtaccgtgagtatgcagccttggctgctaaacatttgatagcttgaccgtatgtgcgcgtcacgtacataactttttaaaaatatataagctttatgaaccttgggttaggtgaacggtcttttgggctgagtgattgtgtgtgttgatcaggtgtttgaattgtattggcgtgttctatggagctaggagctagcagaggagctaggagctagcgtaacaaacacgcaggtgtttttatgcaggattaatttgtggcatattaaatataagcctggttgtgttgtggctaatagagtatatatatgtcttgtgtttatttactgttgtagtcattcccagctgaatatcaggtaccgtgagtatgcagccttggctgctaaacattagatagcttgaccgtatgtgcgcgtcacgtacgtaactttttaaaaatatataagctttatgaaccttgggttaggtgaacggtcttttgggctgagtgattgtgtgtgttgatcaggtgtttgaattgtattggcgtgttctatggagctaggagctagcagaggagctaggagctagcgtaacaaacacgcaggtgtttttatgcaggattaatttgtggcatattaaatataagcctggttgtgttgtggctaatagagtatatatatgtcttgtgtttatttactgttgtagtcattcccagctgaatatcaggtcacccccggctctcacagcatcttccctatctgaatagcttcaactccccactagtccttcacttgcactttactcatccacaaatctttcatcctcgctcaaattaatggggaaattgtcgctttctcggtccgaatctctctcacttcatgcggccatcattgtaaacaatagggaactttgcgtatatgttcaactgactacgtcacgctacttccggtaggggcaagccttttttttatcagataccaaaagttgcaatctttatcgtcgttgttctatactaaatcctttcagcaaaaatatggcaatatcgcgaaatgatcaagtatgacacatagaatagatctgctatccccgtttaaataaaaaaaaatcatttcagtaggcctttaaattctaaaTATTGGGTTAGTAGTTGTGATTGCTGGTGGAAATATCCAATTTGACATGACGGAATGTTGTCTCAAAAAAGGGTTGTAATCCCAGCACAACATCCCTTCTGAGCCGCAATCCAAAGAGCACTGATGATAATGGAATGAGAAAAATACTACAGTACCTCATACCTGACTTTATAAAAGACAATACCATGTACAGTATGTTCTAAGGTCAGGTTAAGGGAATACAGGAAAAACATTGCGCTATGCTTTATTAGCCagactgtatttaaaaaatatttttttcagagGGGATACCGTAGTCTGTTTGAATGCTAAATAATTGAACACTCTTCGCATTCTTGATAAGACGGAATGAAAAATTCAGCCAGTTGTGGCAAAGCACTTTTCATTCAGTCGCCAGTGCTAAAGTCATGGTTTGCTGGGAACTTGGTGGGAAAAACATCATGTGAGCAATCCTggtttttctttccttccttcacATTTGGAGCTCCAGCTGTGAGCAGTTCACCACTTGCAGGCCTCACTGACTTCAATCAGAAAAAATGAAACACCTAGAACAACAGGCCTCCTAATTTCCATGGAACTCCCCCATGCATGATTCATGTGACCTATGGTTCTGCTGGCTTATGAAGAGCAACGGTCTAAGGGGCATTATGTAGTGTGTCTTTTAAAGGTTAAAAGTCTCACAAACCGAAGCACAAACATTGTATCCAGTGCCTTTCAATTATGAATGTCATGCCTTCAATGCTTGTACACACTTTTTACTGGCCATTGCTCCATTCCCTAGTCCTGTGACTGACTGGATATTCATTCAGGATGAAAGTCCTCCTCTTGACCCTGCGGTCCCGAGTCTGGGTTCTGTTAAAGGTTTCTTCTTTCATTTGGGGCTCAGATGGAATAATACTagatagggatgggcgatatggcctaaaatctatattttgATACGTATTGCAGATTCTTGCTATAATAATATCTTGATATATTATGTGACATGGAAatgatccacccatccattttctaccagacaacattcacacacacattcacacactagggccaaatgataatataaccaATTTAGTtgcggtaacatattgcgtcTTTTCTCCAACTATTAttgatctacttgctaatttactgttaacatctggttactttctcttgtaacatgtttctatcttCTGTCAAAATGTATTAAACACTTATTCTTGTGTTGTTTGGGTACTTTACATCAGTTTAATGTGTTACAACATATTTGTGTATTCCATTTGCTTGGTTGCATTCAggtgacctagaggcacttccGAGTTTCAGGTAAAAGGCAAGAGTCCCATTAGGCTGTTgatttgggcgtattttgaaaggtttagggGCAAGTATACAAGCTGTCATGAAAAATATTCAAATGGAATTGAGTGGTTTTCTACACTTATTCAAGTTCGCATTTccttttacaccaggggtgtcaaaattcCGGCTCACGGATGGCCTGCCGACATGTTCAATTTGGCCTGCGAGACATCATGAGTTTTGATAAGGAAGCTGAATTGCATTCACATTAATAGCCTGACTATGTATGCTACTTTTACGTTGACATTTAGTGGACAACTTGAGTAATTTAGGTCCATGACCTTTAATCATGCTTTAAAAAGAATGCACAGCATTTACTAGTATGACctgatgcaaacaaccttccctagtcatggttcaaaacaaaacaaaaatccaaacaacacaaaatgtcaacagacatggtcacacataacaccacCTGCTCACTGACTgctgtggacattataaaaaaatgtccatgcaACATCAAAcaattctaaattacacccatttaaatccattacaaagcatgatgggaaaaatgcaaaacattctccacatttatttatgtttggcgcattttagatgcttgatatttctgattgattacaaaactttagggaGTTCGGCaaaaaagtaaacaaggtagaagttgaACTTtctcatactcttaatattcaattttATTAATTATATACCCTTTATATTgatacaatatgtacacatataggtTTAagctataccgtatttttcggagtataaatcgctccggagtataagtcgcaccggccgaaaatgcataataaagaaggggaaaagcatatataagtcgcactggagtataagtcgcattttttgggggaaatgtatttgataaaacccaacaccaagaatagacatttgaaaggcaatttaaaataaataaagaatagtgaacaacaggctgaataagtgtacgttatatgacgcataaataaccaactgagaacgtgcctggtatgttaacgtaacatattatggtaagagtcattcaaataactataacatatagaatatgctatacgtttaccaaacaatctgtcactcctaatcgctaaatcccatgaaatcttatacgtctagtctcttacgtgaatgagctaaataatattatttgatattttacggtaatgtgttaataatttcacacataagtcgctcctgagtaacggaaccgcgaaacggaccagcatcggcgtccatttacactcaggaacgtatccgccacggcggatccgctacctcccgccgtggcggcgcgctgaatgcgctccgcacccatgatcaaagccttatttccgcggaGGGTGCGCCGggacggcgcgctgcatccgctccgcacccaagatcaaagccaaacctcccgccgcggaccagcaacggactcataaaaaccctggctcatctggccgttttggatccctttatcttattttcaaaatcccttctgttcttgctgtaggataaaataggaaactaaaaaattcactaagccctactacagcaatataggcttacatatgcattgccttgtatttttaaactaacaatattgtcaataggcagaaacagaaaatggtcaattcactctataaagtaaatatatataatatatatttaaaaagtaaatatacatatttaatctattaggctacaacttcaaggaaacgctgctccatgcacagctaacatatcagaaaatgaataactggtgaatgacaagaagtccaataaaaggttgtttatttatacatatacatctctattcctcctgaggaggtggaagcgggactcgtctcctcgttgcccgatcccccgccaagttgaaccacctgatggcgtgtttggtgacctcagcgtccgtggctgaccttgtcaacacatttttactcacagcacctgtaatcaaacaagattacaagacagatacgtttatgtttatggtaggaagcattcaaagccaagtatgcttacacaatacaaaatatgtgataggtattaaggagattacatttgaaaaaaaaaaaatgacttaaagttactggaggtggttaaaataaggtgcgtaaactatgaatttgtgatcaggatataggtgtgcaagacatccaaaatgtttaaacaatatcgttatttggttccttgatcagagtacttgtttggctctgttggatgacggcggcgggggtttgggggtggggggcataaataaatatccataacccaactttgggaggttgagattgttttcttattatatttgtactatcattctatgtttgtattcgtgtaggccaggggtgtccaaagtgcggcccgggggccatttgcggcctgcaggtcattttttaacggccccagggcacattttttaaaaatatgatcgaaataaataaaaaacattaaaagtggtatttaaagagcaaacaggtgaaatgtaacaagaaaatgtagcaatgtttactttaatcacacaaagctgccatgtaggctgtttctttctttaaaaaataataatgaatcaaaatcaatgtcattatgaattattgaggcttaagaagtttaccttcgcaatcagctgttcttggttgtgcttaatagtttccagcaggctaaggatgtggattacctcaggcgctgttgacaaacagcagtataaaattaacatgtttcagtgtttatcctcattactcataatcctgacattagctattgaccttagttaatgacaaaagttattgacaaagtttgaagaaaatatgtgattgcttgtgaatttgaattttttccaaaatttgtggcacagaatgaccatccggtatttgtcagttattgctcaccagagcaggaaatgttgtcggccattctttcccctcgccatgttggcctgtaggccaggctggatccaggctcctctgtctgccacatgttgagggctgctggtgaggggggtggagggagtcgaggagggactgccgttcctagtgaggtgggcattgtgagagagccatcagttaaccatgactggtaatacccaaggggcctatctatacactaatatttcagagatcagtccctaccttgtgtaactctctgcatgtttaatgcaggtgctggtgaaggcatatgaatgcgtccttccccatggtgaggtgctaagggagataaattggtattaaatggttgagatctgttaaccatggttactggatgctgagatattattttggagatcagtctttacctagaaagttatctccagttgaggagtcgagttgacaagtactcatgactcttgctggcactcggcgagacggtggagctgggagaagggatacaaggagaggggaatatctttagcactaagaatgttaaccatatctttaatattaatgtggtggttttgttgttttcgatgttaagagattattccttactctgcctgtgcaattggcttaccaaccccagagatgtgaggtcactatttcccgggtcttcttcgctatcatctgagtccccgagacgatggctgttgggtaaccatatcattaggattattgcaataccaaaattgccaaatatacatatagtacaagcatctctggtctatttttgaatgctaccggaaataaccttcctattactgtagaaacatgacaaaaacaagacggaacacacttacactggcttcctgttccttttttctggcagctcctcgttctctgcctcagattgcaggtctgaggtgttgcagccctttccatattgttgcattatttttaatgcgtctttgtagttgtctaaaattgaatatgttaaaatgaacatgagtttcaaattagctgtagagctgaacagaatattattattattgatgatgataaatcaggtctctctcttacaagagacctggtcagaacatagacacaataggttattccaagcataaagagaagcaactatgacgttatttttaaacaagaagattatgaatttgcataccacaacttcggacaacagaaacgtcaaatcttggccagtttggctcatgctgctcctcatttaaagcggccctttcaattctgtcggtgtttttatagctgggccagaaaaccatcctatcatcataccatccacttgggacaaccgcaatgtccctgttcattataaatttaatcagatgaaaaggcacccttaatgtagaaagaaagaaaaggggtatttattcatcgtcaaaggaacaacgtggacaaaagcatgcacaggtgttagtgtatacaaataagcaagtaagatgagctgagattttacctgaatggtgccccaaggtggtaagaactataagaaaggtaaaagtacaggtcataatagtcagaacttcagctcaatcgtaaagtagggtttgaaattatgggtgtagtgtatacagagatcagtccctaccttgtgtaactctctgcatgtttaatgcatgtgctggtgaaggcatatgaatacatccttccccatggtgaggtgctaagggagataaattggtattaaatggttgtgatctgttaaccatggttactggatgctgagatattattttggagatcagtctctacctagaaagttatctccagttgagtcgagttgacaagtactcatgactcttgctggcactcggcgagacggtggagctgggagaagggatacaaggagaggggaatatctttagcactaagaatgttaaccatatctttaatattaatgtggtggtttcgtctacaacggtaaatatatcctgtggtgtacctcagggatcaatataggacctaaattattcaatgtctagataaatgacatttgtaaagttacaaaagatttaaagttagtattatttgcggacgatacaacagcgttttgttcaggagagaacacacagaagataatacaaataataacagaagaaattaacaaattaaaaagatggtttgacaaaaacagactatctttgaatctcagtaaaactaaaataatgctatttggtaacagtagaaaagaaagtcaaacacaaatacaaatagatggaatagaaattgaaagagtaaattaaaccaaatttctaggtataatgattgatgataaattgaactggaaatctcaagtaaaaaatatacaacataaagtagcaagaaacacgtcaataatgaataaagcaaaacatgttctagacaaaaatcacttcatattctctactgttcactagtgttacatatctgagttattgtgtagaaatatggggaaataattacaaaagtacacttcattcattaacggtgttacaaaaaagatcagttagaataatatataatgttggatatagagaacacacaaatactttatttattgaatcaaagatactgaa from Entelurus aequoreus isolate RoL-2023_Sb linkage group LG01, RoL_Eaeq_v1.1, whole genome shotgun sequence encodes:
- the LOC133641685 gene encoding uncharacterized protein LOC133641685 isoform X4: MERAATPQTCNLRQRTRSCQKKGTGSQYDSEEDPGNSDLTSLGLVSQLHRQTPPSRRVPARVMSTCQLDSSTGDNFLAPHHGEGRIHMPSPAPALNMQRVTQGTAVPPRLPPPPSPAALNMWQTEEPGSSLAYRPTWRGERMADNISCSGAVSKNVLTRSATDAEVTKHAIRWFNLAGDRATRRRVPLPPPQEE
- the LOC133641685 gene encoding uncharacterized protein LOC133641685 isoform X1; the protein is MFILTYSILDNYKDALKIMQQYGKGCNTSDLQSEAENEELPEKRNRKPVHRLGDSDDSEEDPGNSDLTSLGLVSQLHRQTPPSRRVPARVMSTCQLDSSTGDNFLAPHHGEGRIHMPSPAPALNMQRVTQGTAVPPRLPPPPSPAALNMWQTEEPGSSLAYRPTWRGERMADNISCSGAVSKNVLTRSATDAEVTKHAIRWFNLAGDRATRRRVPLPPPQEE
- the LOC133641685 gene encoding uncharacterized protein LOC133641685 isoform X3, translated to MFILTYSILDNYKDALKIMQQYGKGCNTSDLQSEAENEELPEKRNRKPVHRLGDSDDSEEDPGNSDLTSLGLVSQLHRQTPPSRRVPARVMSTCQLDSSTGDNFLGTAVPPRLPPPPSPAALNMWQTEEPGSSLAYRPTWRGERMADNISCSGAVSKNVLTRSATDAEVTKHAIRWFNLAGDRATRRRVPLPPPQEE
- the LOC133641685 gene encoding uncharacterized protein LOC133641685 isoform X2 gives rise to the protein MFILTYSILDNYKDALKIMQQYGKGCNTSDLQSEAENEELPEKRNRKPVHRLGDSDDSEEDPGNSDLTSLGLVSQLHRQTPPSRRVPARVMSTCQLDSSTGDNFLAPHHGEGRIHMPSPAPALNMQRVTQGTAVPPRLPPPPSPAALNMWQTEEPGSSLAYRPTWRGERMADNISCSAPEVIHILSLLETIKHNQEQLIAKVL